ggtagcaccagccctgcccctgggTTAATCAAAGGCGTACCGAGGGAGTTCGCCCATTCTTCAGGAAGATATGTTAGGAAACGGAtgtgatattttaaaatgtgtttggcTTGGGCTGTGTCTCCAGGTTCCATCCGAGAGCGGGAAAGAGACCGACCGGAGTAGCCTGACCGTCCCGAGCGAGAGAGGAGAGCCgagtgatgaggaggaggaggaagaccctGAGCTGAaagagtggaggagcaggtacagagaagagaaggccaaggtcatccagCTGGAGCTGCAGCTAGCCCAGAAGGCGAAGGAGTGTGACGGCCTCTCCGAAGGATGCAAGGTGATGAAAGAGCGGGTGTGGGACCAAGTGCAGGAGATCAACCAGCTCCTTCCAGAAGGAGAGGGCACGGACAAGGGCTGGGCAGAGCTGAGCCAGCGGTACAGCCGCGACGCTACCGAGGAAGACTATTACCTCAACCTGTTGGCGGAGCAAGTCCAAgagctgaagaggaggaggacgctGCAGGAGCAacgggagcaggagcaggagccccACGCTGAGGTTGTGACGGCCCAAGAGGTGCGGGAAGAAGAGGCCAAACTGGTGGCAGCCCCGGAAAAGGACATGCAATGGCCAGGGGAAGAGGAAGCCCAGGAAAAACAGGACCGGGAGATGGAGCTGAAACGCCTCCGGGCGGAAGTGGCGGCGGCCCTTGAGGAGAAGGCGAGCGCCGCAAAGAGAGTGCAGGAAATGGAAGGCCACATGGAGAACATGAGGGCTGTCATTGGGGTCTACGAATCCAAGAAGAAGTCCCAGAGCGGGCTGCTGAAGGAGCTCGAGACCCGCGTGGGAGAGCTCGAGGGCGAAAACCAGCAGCTGCGCAGCCTGTTGGCGAAGCATCTGGAGGAAAGCGAGCAAACGGGGAAAGGCGGGAGTGTGTTGTACAAGGAGAAAGTGTCCCAATTCCTCgcagagatggaggaggagtACTCCAGAGTGGCAAAGGACAATTCTTTGGTGAGGGCCGAGAACGAGGCCCTgaagcaggaggcagaggaggcagtGAAGagcaaactccagttccaggcaGTGCCCTCGGGAGCGGTCAAGAGGATGGTGTCGGCCTGGAAGAAGGTGGCCACGGACCTGGAGTCTGCCCTGGCACGACTGGAGCAGCTCAACTACTACCTCCTGGAGAAAGCCAGGCCTCTACGGGACACCATTTTGGCCTCTCAGCAAGGAGTCGTGGTCAACGGCGTGAGGCAGAGTGAAAAAGAGAACGGCGTCATCAAGGATGAAGCAAAGCTGCCCGTGGGCGCATCTAAGTGTCTCGAGTGGTTGGAAAAGTCTGAGCCAGGGAAACAGCCGCTGCCCGATGCCGTTGCCGGACAGGTCAAACTTAGGCCGAAGCCTGAGATGGCCGAAAACAGGGCCCGTCCATGTCGTAAGAGCTCCGACCTGGAGAAGGAGGTGTGGGACCTCAAACAGAGCAATGGCAGCCTTGTGCAAGAGCTGGCCcagctgagcagggagagggagaagcttcaGCAGGAGCTAAGGGGTTTGTGCCTTCCAAAAGAAGGGTCTCCTCAGGCGGAGGCGAGCAGAAGCTTGGTGGAGGAGCTGAAGCAGACGGTGACCTCCGTGTCCCAACAGCTGGCGGCCGAGAAAGAGGAATCAAAGAagctgcatctgaggctggaggcccaGAAGAAGGAGATGGTGGCGGTGAGGGACAGTTTTCTGAAGCAGATGGCGAAGGACCCAGCCAGCTTGGCCAACGAAAACCTTGACAGCTGCATCTTGAGGGAGCTCCACTGGAAGCTGGACAACGTGGTGAAAAAGCAGAACCAGGCCTTACAGCTGGTGTCTGAGATGGAAGAGGAGAACCACGCCATGGAGGCCGACCGGACACACAGTGGCGACCACAATGGCCTTGATCTCCTCACGGCGGATGAAAAGGCCCGTCAAGAGGTTCCTTTCATGGCCTCGGATGTGGTGGGGGTCCACTGGAAAGTCCGGCAGAGGATGGACGAGCTCGAAAAAGGCCTGCGGGAGCTGAAGGAGACCTTAGAAGGGGCTCTGggcggaagaggaggagaagcggccaaGGTGACGGAGCTACTTAACCGACTGGCTTCCAAGATGGCCGAGCTGCGTCacgaggaggaggaagccctccGGAAGCACGAGAAGGTCCGTGGCATGCTCTCGGCCCGGGCCCAAGCCCTCGGGGAAGAGCTGGCCAGCCTTCAGGAGAAATACACCCAGGCGAGCGGGGAGTCCGCCCGCCACAAAGAAGCCCTTGCCTTGGAGAGGCAGAAGAATGGGAGCCTGCTTGCCGAGGCCGCTGAGCACGAGGAGGAGGCTGAAGAGCTGAGAGGGAAGTCGCAGAGCTTGGCGAACACTGTGGAGAAGCTGAATAAGAAGGTGGAGGAGCTGGGCAAGGCCTGCCAGGACAAGGAAGGGAAGGTAGggggctttccagggttttatcACACATTGGGTGCCAATGTGAGCTAAAAAGCTTGTGTGTGGTCCATGCTTGTGTGTGAGCCACCGAATATCTCATATTAATTAGAGTCAAAAATGAATTTACTTCCCTAGATTATCCTCTGTGAATGATGGTGGTGGAGATTTGATTATGGGAGGGAGGGGCCCTAACTTAGTGGCATAGTTGTCTTGTGCCTGCCAAGGCAATGAAGGGAAGTTAGGAGGATTTCTAGTGCTTCCTCACAGATCTGGGAGAACCAGCATTTCTCTCCAGGCAGAGAAATACTCCATTTCAAAACTAAAGTTCTTACCATTTCTCTACTTGGCCTCCGGATGACACTCCTGGCCAAGGAGCAGtttcacagcgccacctgctggacATCTGCTGACAATTCATGATCAGAATTGAGGTTTTTGAAAATACTTTAAAAGGAGTCTCCAAAAAAACTCATTTTATCACAGagtggcagcaaatggccagcagatggcgctgcgAAATTGCACGGTGGTCAGGGCTGTCTTCTGGACAGTGAGCAGAAAAGCAATAAgagcttccatttttaaaacagaATATTTATCTTTCTGGAAACACTGCCTTGTTCTAACAAGGAAAGGTGGGGTACTAATCGCTAAAATGAAGCCGTTGCAGCAATAATATGATATAATTTGCTTCAGATCAAGAAGCTGCTGAAGGAAACTGAGAAGCTTTCGAGCGAAGTCCTCAACCTGCGCAGTGAACGGGCCCGCCTCCAGCTCCAAAATGAAGTGAGTCCCAAGTGGTATTTTGTGAAGCGCAGGATCACTTCTATACCAGCAGAGGGTGGTTATCCCGAGGGGTGTTCTgcccctctcttttcttttttttaatttttctagcaaAGTTTAAAGTTTATAGggggttttttaaagcaaagtttATAACAGCACCTCTCCTGCCTCCGTTTCACTTGGGTCCTTCAACTATTTTAGGTCGTCCAGAAGAACCATCAAGACATTGTGGCCATCTACAGAACCCACCTGCTCAATGCTGCCCAGGTAAGAATGTCAGAGGAGTTGATTAAAGTTCTCTGCTGCTAGGCTTGATGGTGGGAGAAAGCCCGCCCCCTCCCCAGGAACAGGGAACGGGTGCTGGGGGACCTGGAATCACAGGAACTTGAAGGGAGACGTCTGAATATAAGGATTCCTCACTTAAGAACATACATACatgagaacagtcctgctggatgaggcccaaggtctatctagcccagcagcACCCTCTTCCacagccttggga
The Hemicordylus capensis ecotype Gifberg chromosome 14, rHemCap1.1.pri, whole genome shotgun sequence genome window above contains:
- the ANKRD35 gene encoding ankyrin repeat domain-containing protein 35 isoform X2 → MKKMFSCSSNQVAVESWNKHDQKLFDAVEKGDVGRVSVLASRKTAKPTKLNAMGQSAFHLAASKGLTECLTILLTHGAEVNNKNDDGSTALHLATIACQPQCVKVLLQHGANEDCVDGGNRTPLHWAAFSGCASSVLLLCDQEAFLDVVDNNGRTPLMIAAQGNQVAICSQLLQREAKVDLIDKDGKTALILACESGSTESADLLLQNGACVALLDGTGRDSFYYATHNENRRLRRLIRGALKKWRREQGHDQSSEASSQVPSESGKETDRSSLTVPSERGEPSDEEEEEDPELKEWRSRYREEKAKVIQLELQLAQKAKECDGLSEGCKVMKERVWDQVQEINQLLPEGEGTDKGWAELSQRYSRDATEEDYYLNLLAEQVQELKRRRTLQEQREQEQEPHAEVVTAQEVREEEAKLVAAPEKDMQWPGEEEAQEKQDREMELKRLRAEVAAALEEKASAAKRVQEMEGHMENMRAVIGVYESKKKSQSGLLKELETRVGELEGENQQLRSLLAKHLEESEQTGKGGSVLYKEKVSQFLAEMEEEYSRVAKDNSLVRAENEALKQEAEEAVKSKLQFQAVPSGAVKRMVSAWKKVATDLESALARLEQLNYYLLEKARPLRDTILASQQGVVVNGVRQSEKENGVIKDEAKLPVGASKCLEWLEKSEPGKQPLPDAVAGQVKLRPKPEMAENRARPCRKSSDLEKEVWDLKQSNGSLVQELAQLSREREKLQQELRGLCLPKEGSPQAEASRSLVEELKQTVTSVSQQLAAEKEESKKLHLRLEAQKKEMVAVRDSFLKQMAKDPASLANENLDSCILRELHWKLDNVVKKQNQALQLVSEMEEENHAMEADRTHSGDHNGLDLLTADEKARQEVPFMASDVVGVHWKVRQRMDELEKGLRELKETLEGALGGRGGEAAKVTELLNRLASKMAELRHEEEEALRKHEKVRGMLSARAQALGEELASLQEKYTQASGESARHKEALALERQKNGSLLAEAAEHEEEAEELRGKSQSLANTVEKLNKKVEELGKACQDKEGKIKKLLKETEKLSSEVLNLRSERARLQLQNEVVQKNHQDIVAIYRTHLLNAAQGFMDEEVHAMLLRILKTDDG
- the ANKRD35 gene encoding ankyrin repeat domain-containing protein 35 isoform X1, with product MQMVPGFVLQGALEKMPVENYCPVNIRQYWWATDQDGIRSRAGTNMTRSCLMQLRKGMLEEFLSLLRGRQPNPPSSMLWGNPRTFHLAASKGLTECLTILLTHGAEVNNKNDDGSTALHLATIACQPQCVKVLLQHGANEDCVDGGNRTPLHWAAFSGCASSVLLLCDQEAFLDVVDNNGRTPLMIAAQGNQVAICSQLLQREAKVDLIDKDGKTALILACESGSTESADLLLQNGACVALLDGTGRDSFYYATHNENRRLRRLIRGALKKWRREQGHDQSSEASSQVPSESGKETDRSSLTVPSERGEPSDEEEEEDPELKEWRSRYREEKAKVIQLELQLAQKAKECDGLSEGCKVMKERVWDQVQEINQLLPEGEGTDKGWAELSQRYSRDATEEDYYLNLLAEQVQELKRRRTLQEQREQEQEPHAEVVTAQEVREEEAKLVAAPEKDMQWPGEEEAQEKQDREMELKRLRAEVAAALEEKASAAKRVQEMEGHMENMRAVIGVYESKKKSQSGLLKELETRVGELEGENQQLRSLLAKHLEESEQTGKGGSVLYKEKVSQFLAEMEEEYSRVAKDNSLVRAENEALKQEAEEAVKSKLQFQAVPSGAVKRMVSAWKKVATDLESALARLEQLNYYLLEKARPLRDTILASQQGVVVNGVRQSEKENGVIKDEAKLPVGASKCLEWLEKSEPGKQPLPDAVAGQVKLRPKPEMAENRARPCRKSSDLEKEVWDLKQSNGSLVQELAQLSREREKLQQELRGLCLPKEGSPQAEASRSLVEELKQTVTSVSQQLAAEKEESKKLHLRLEAQKKEMVAVRDSFLKQMAKDPASLANENLDSCILRELHWKLDNVVKKQNQALQLVSEMEEENHAMEADRTHSGDHNGLDLLTADEKARQEVPFMASDVVGVHWKVRQRMDELEKGLRELKETLEGALGGRGGEAAKVTELLNRLASKMAELRHEEEEALRKHEKVRGMLSARAQALGEELASLQEKYTQASGESARHKEALALERQKNGSLLAEAAEHEEEAEELRGKSQSLANTVEKLNKKVEELGKACQDKEGKIKKLLKETEKLSSEVLNLRSERARLQLQNEVVQKNHQDIVAIYRTHLLNAAQGFMDEEVHAMLLRILKTDDG